DNA sequence from the Peptococcus niger genome:
TGCCGCGTCTAAGGTGGCCTTGCTTTCCGTTTCCGTCGGTTCGAACATGAGCGCTTCCGGAACGTTTAAGGGGAAGTAGATGGTCGGCGGATGGATGCCGTCTTCCAACATGCCCTTGGCCAAATCCAGGGCGCGAACGCCGGTTTCTTCTTTCAGGGCAGCCATGCCGGCCACGTATTCGTGCATGCAAAGGCGGTCAAAGGCGGCCGGGTAGGTATCTTTCAAGAGGACGCGCAGGTAATTGGCATTGATGACGGCTTGCTCGCTGGCGGCTTGCAAGCCATCGCCACCCAGGGTCAGGACATAGGCCAGGGCGCGCAAGACGACTGCGGTATGACCGTAAAATTGTTTGACCCGGCCGATGCTGTCCGGACGGTCTTCATCCCAGTAATAGTGTCCGTCTTTTTCGGCCAAAACCGGTGCCGGCAGGTAGTCTGCCAAGAAGGCCTTACAGCCGACGGCACCACTGCCGGGGCCACCGCCACCGTGGGGGGTGGAGAAGGTCTTGTGTAGGTTCAGGTGGACGCAGTCAAAGCCCATATCACCCGGGCGAACGGCGCCCATAATGGCGTTTAAGTTGGCCCCGTCATAGTAGACAAGGCCGCCGGCGGCGTGGACCGCTTCGGTGATGTCCAAAATGTCCCGTTCAAAAAGGCCCAAGGTGGACGGGTTGGTCAGCATCAGGCCGGCCGTATCCGGGCCGAGAACTTTTTTCAGGTCGTCCAAGTCCACGTCCCCATCGGCCTTGGTCCCGACGGAGATGACTTCCATACCGGCCATGACCGCGCTGGCCGGATTGGTGCCGTGGGCCGTTTCAGGGACGATAATTTTATTGCGGCCGGTATCGCCACGTTTTTCGTGGTATTTTTTGATCAAGAGAAGGCCGGTCCATTCGCCTTGGGCGCCGGCGGCCGGCTGGAAGGTCATCCGGTCCATGCCGGTCACGGCGCAAAGGTGACGCTCTGCCAGGGATAAGGCAGCCAGCGTTCCCTGCACGTCCTCCACCGGCGTCAGCGGGTGCAGGTCTGAGAAGCCCGGCAAGGCGGCGACGGCTTCGTGCAGCTTCGGGTTGTATTTCATGGTGCAAGAGCCCAGCGGAAAGAAACCGCGGTTCACACCGAAGGCCTGGTCTTCCAAGGCGCTGTAATGGCGCGACAGTTCCCCTTCCGTTACTTCCGGCAGGTGCAGGGTTTCGGCGCGCGCCGGCGCATCCATAGCCACTTCAGGAACGTCACAGGGGGCCAAGACCGGCTGGCTTGTGCCGGGAAGACTCCGTTCAAATATCAGTTTCATTGAGCCGCCTCCTTTAACCGATCAATGGCCAAATCCAGCTCTTCTTTCCGCACCGCTTCTGTTACGCACCACAGCATCCGGTCCTCCGCCAAGGGCAGACCGCTGAGGATGCCCTCCGCAGCCAGGATTTCTGCCACCCGGTCACAGGGCAGCGGCGTTGTGGTGACAAATTCGTGGAAAAAGGGGCCGTCGTGCAGACGACGGTAGCCAAGGCCGGCCAACTGGTCGGCAAAGTAATGGGCCTTAGCCCGGGACTGGAGGGCCACATCACGCAGCCCATCCGGGCCCATAAGACTCATATAAATCGCCGTGGTTAAGGCACACAGGGCCTGGTTGGAGCAAATATTGGAGGATGCTTTTTCCCGACGGATGTGCTGCTCCCGGGCTTGCAGGGTCAAAACGTAGGCACGGTTGCCCTCAGCGTCAACGGTCTCACCGACAATCCGCCCGGGCAAGCGGCGCATCAATTTCTTCGTCGTGGCCATAAAGCCCACGGACGGTCCGCCGTAGTGCATGGAAAGGCCCAAGGGCTGGCCATCGCCGACGACAATGTCCGCACCGAAGGCGGCCGGACTTTCATAGATGGCCAAGGCCAGGGGGTTGGCGCCAAAAATAAGGCGGGCGCCGGCGGCATGGACGGCCTCGGATACGGCCGACATATTTTCAATCAGGCCGTAGTAATTGGGGCTCTCCACGTACAGGGCACAGACCTCCGGATCTTTCAGGGCAGCTTGTAAAGCGGCCATATCAATCCGGCCATCTGCTTCCGGGACCATGTCAAAGGGCGCATTCGCACCACCGGCATAAGTGGCCATGACTTGAGCGGTCATGGGGTTGACCGTGCCGGCGCACAAGACCTTGGTCTTTTTCCGGTCGCGGCTCATGGCCATGGCTTCACCGGCTGCCGTAGCCCCGTCATAAACCGAAGCATTGGCCGCATCCATGGTGGTCAGGTCGGCAATCATGGTTTGAAATTCAAAAATGCCCTGGAGGACACCTTGGGAAATTTCCGCCTGGTAGGGCGTGTAACAGGTCAAGAAATTTTCCTTAGCAGCAATTTGACTGACCGCTGCAGGAATATAGTGCCGGTAGCTGCCGGCGCCGCGCAAGACCGTTTCATAGGGCCGATTGCGCCGGGCCAGGTGCGTCATTTGGCGGCGGACCGCCTGTTCCGGCAAACCGGTCGGTAGGTCCAGTCCGCCCCGGAGGCGCACTGCCGCAGGAATATCTGCATATAAATCCGCCGGTTCTTCAACCCCGATGGCCGCCAACATCTCACGACGATCGGCCTCGTTGACAGGAATGTAGCTGCCCACGTTTATTCACCACCGGCTTCGATAAAGGCGTTGTACTCGTCCTCCGTCAATAATTCATCGCCGGCGCTCACTTCAGAAAGTTTCACCAGCCAGGCCTCATAGCAGTCTTCATTGATCAGTTCCGGGGCATCCAGCAGGGCTTCATTGACTTCCGCCACAGTGCCGGATACCGGCAAGTATAAGTCAGACACGGCTTTAACGCTCTCCACATCTGCAAAAACTTCCCCTTCATCAAAAACATCGCCGACTTCCGGCAGGTTGACAAAAACAATATCGCCCAGTTCTCTTTGGGCATAATCTGTAATGCCGATGAACGCCGTGTCATCATCAGCGAATTGTACCCATTCGTGGCTTTTTGCAAATTTCATCTCACTCATCTTTACTCTCCTTTATCAATACAAGCATCGGTAATCGCCTGACGAAAAGTTCTCACAGCTGCCTGGTATTCGGCCTCCGTGGGCATCCGGGATTGCTCGCCGGCTTCGACCATCTGCTGTTTTACGCTTTCGCCCTCATCGCCCAAGGCCTGGGCAGGCATCTGACGCACGCGCGCCAACAGTTTTTCATCGACAAGGCCCGGCAAAACCGCCATGCCCAAAGCCCTTTCATGCCGCGCCAAAATTTTTTCCAAGTTAGCCATCACCTTCCGGCCATGCTCACTTGACGGGTCGGCGCCCATGGTGACAAAAAGCCCACAGGGCATCGCTGCCGGAATGGCCTCCATCCACTGACGAGACGCCTTATCCGGCCAGGCCCGATCAATCCAGCCGCCGGCCAAAACGCAGTCATAGCCTTCAGGGGATATGCCTTGTTGGATATCCGCCAGGGTCCATTGGCCGATGTTCGCCAGACCATCGGCCAAGCGTTGGGCTAATTTTTGGGTATTCCCGGTCCGGGATGAGTAGGCAATAAGTCCTTTCATATTTGCGCTCCTCTGGTCTAAGTTCTTATTCATTTTTCACGTCTAAAGGGCCAGGCAGCTCTTATGCCGGGAAGCCTGGTTGGCCCTATTTATTTGTGGTGGTCGGCACCTGAGCCTTATTGCCGTTTGTAAAAAGGCAGGGCCACCACTTCAGCGGCCACCGGCTTTTCCCGAATCAAGACGTCCAAGGACGTGCCTTCCGCCGCCAAGTCCGGCGGCACATAGGCCATGGCGTAGGCCCCTTTCAGGTAGGGCAACTGGGTGCCGGAAGTGACCCGGCCCACTTTCTCGCCCTCATGGCAAACCACGGCCTCTTGACGGGCAATGCCCCGGCCGACAACCTTTAAACCAACCCGCACCGGGTGGTCTTCCGGCAGGGCCAAAAGCGCCGCTTTCCCGATAAAATCATCTTTATCCAACTTAACCGCAAAGCCCAGACCTGCCGTCAGCGGGTCAACGCTTTCATCCATTTCATTGCCGTACAAGGGCAGGGCCGCTTCCAAGCGAAGCGTATCGCGCGCCCCCAAGCCGCAGGGCAGGATGCCATCCTCTGCACCGGCTGCTAAAAGCGCATCCCACACGGACGCAATGCCCTCGGCAGGCGCATAAATCTCAAACCCGTCCTCACCGGTATAGCCGGTCCGGGAAATCAGGCAAGGCACCCCGGCCACCGACACCTCCTCTAAAAAGGTGTAAAATTTTTCCGGCAACCGGTCTGTCAGGCGGCGCAAAACCACTTCCGCCTTAGGCCCTTGCAAGGCCACCTGGCCCCATAAGTCCGATGCATCCGTCAAGCTGGCGCCGTCTTCCATCAGTGGCAAGAGGTAATCGTAGACCTTGCCCCGGTTGGCCGCATTCACCACCAAAAGATAGCGGTCTTCTGCACAACGGTAGACCAGCAAGTCATCTAAGATGCCACCCTTTTCATTCATAATCACCGTATACCGGCAGCGACCGTCCGTCATGCTGTCAAACCGATTGCTGCAAAAACGGTTAAGGTGGGCCAGGGCCCTAGGCCCTTCAATAAAAATCTCGCCCATGTGGCTCACATCAAATAAACCCACCTGGTCACGCACCGCCAGGTGTTCCCTTTTAATCCCCGTCGGGTATTGAACCGGCATGTCATAGCCGGCAAAAGGAACCATCTTAGCTTCCAAGGCCAGGTGTTTCTCATAAAGCGGCGTCCGCAATAGCTTTTCTGTCATACAACAGCCCTCCCCTCATCACAACACCATTAGGTCGCACTTATTATACAGTCAAGGGGGCCACCTTTCAATACAAGACCAGCCGTTTTCAGACTTTTTTGAGGGAAATAAAAAAGCATCCCTGTCGAAACAGGAATGCTTGATAGGCGCCTTATCCGGTTGTTTACAAGCCTCTTCCCGGTGGCCTCCACTGGGACAGCCTCGTCTACTCCGCCGTCTCTTCCTCAGCCAATAGCCGCTTGGCTTCCAGGTAGAGGGCACACTCGATTCGCTTGCGCTGCAAATCGCAGCCGAAGCTGTACGGTTCATGTAGACCACCGCCGTAGCGAATATTATTGGCATGGCAGCCGCCGGAGCAGTTAAAGCGCGCCCAGCAGGTCATGCACACCGGTTTGGTGAGGACGGTGGCTTTTTGAAAGTCCTCTGCAATTTCCGGATGCACAATGCCGTCACGGACGGTCCCCATTTTATAGGCTTCATCGCCAACAAATTGGTGGCAGGGGTAGAGGTCTCCCTCCGGGCTCACGGCCAGGTAGTCATGCCCGCTGCCGCAACCGACCAAGCGCTTGGGCAGGCAGGGGCCGCCGTCAAAATCTACATTGAAATGATAAAAGTCATACCCCTTGCCCTTTTCTCGCGCCGCCAGATAATGCCGGGTCAGTTCATCATAGCTCGCCATGAGCGCCGGCTTATCGGCTTCGGTCAGCGCATAGGGCGCTTCCGCCGGCGCCACCACGGGCTCCATGGACAGGCGGTCAAAGCCCAGATCATCGGCCATGTGAATCACGTCTTTGGCAAAGTCCGTATTAAAATGCGTGTAGGTGCCCCGCATGTAATACCATTGATCCTCATCGGCCTGGTCAATAAAGGCCTGGTAACGGGGGATTACCCGGTCATAGGAGGGGCCGCCGCCCACAAAGGGCCGCATGTAGTCATGGACCTTTTGCCGTCCGTCTAAAGAAAGCACCAAGTCAATCTGGTTGTCCTTTGCCCAGCGGATGACCTCGTCCGTCATCAAGACACCGTTGGTTGTTAAGGTAAGCTTCAGGACCTTACCGTTTTTCTCCGCCAGCGCCCGCCCATAGCGGGCCGCTTCCTTGCAGACCTTAAAATTCAGCAAGGGCTCGCCGCCGAAGAAGTCCACCTCCACATGGGTGCGGTGGCGGGAAGCCTTCATTAAGAAATCCAGCGCCGCCTTGGCCGTTTCCAGGCTCATCAGCCCGCGCGGACCGCCGTAGGCACCGGTGTCCGCAAAACAGTAGCGACAGCGCAAATTACAGTCATGCGCCATGTGCAGGCACATGGCCTTGACGATCGGCTCGGTATGGGGCTTGTAATCGGAAAAGTCCGCCGGTGAAAAAAGCAGCCCGGCCTCAATCAATTCTGCAAGGCCGTCAGCAATCTCCGCCGCATCCTCTGGGCCGACCGCTTCCGCCATCATCGTCTGAGCCGTCTCCCAGCCATGGGCCTTCACTAAGTCCAAAAATTTCAGCGTATCCTCATCGGCAACATGCACCGACCCGCTGTTGACGTCCAAGATGATCGACAAGTCGTCAAATGTAAAATAATGCACCGCACTGAAATCCAATGCCGTACCGGTTTCTATCCTCATAATGTCCAATTCCTCCATTCATCGGTCAGTATAGCATAATCTACTGAAAAGAGAAAAGGGGGCAAGTCATTGTCCATTTGCAAGGCCATAAGTCAGGGCTATACCCCCTATCTACAACTTGTATTTTCCATTAATTCTGTTTATGGTTACAATATTATCAAAGTTAATTGTTCTACTATTTCGATATTTTTTATTTGAAAGGAGCTCCTACTATGGGCAATCCAACAGTACATCCAACCGGCACAACCGTCTACAATCCTGATAAAGCCTTTAACGGCTATACTCTCTTTCAGGCATGTGAACACGGTGCTACATTAATTGATATGAATGGCGGGGTCGTCAATTTTTGGGAAGACCTTCAAGGTTTTCCGAACAAGTTGCTCCCCGGCGGTGAAGTAGTCGGCAGCCTAGGCGAACGCAACAGTGAGTTCGGCTGGCAGGATCAAACTGACTTGGTACAAGTTGATTTTGACGGCAACATTGTCTGGAAATTTGACAAGATGGAATACATTGAAGACCCGGGTTACGAGCCCCAGTGGATGGCCCGCCAGCACCACGATTACCAATTTGAAGGCAACACGGTGGGCTACTACGTGCCCGGCATGGAGGCCAAGACCCGCGGCGGGAATAAATTAATTCTTTGCCACCAAACGGTAACCAACCCGAGAATCTCCGCTCTGCCCTTGTGCGATGACACGATTATTGAAATCAACGATGCGGGCGAGATTCTTTGGCGCTGGAACTGCAACGAGCACTTCCGCGAAATGGGCTTTTCTGAAGAGGCCAAAAACTGCATTGCCCGCAACCCGAATATGACAGCTTCAGGCGGCGATTGGATGCACATAAATTCTATGAGCGTCTTGGGCCCAAACCGTCACTATGACAACGGCGATGAACGCTTCCATCCGGATAACATCATCATTGACGGTCGTCAGACCAACATCATCTGCATCATCAGCAAGGANNNNNNNNNNGCCCATATGATTCCCCAGGGCTTACCGGGCGCCGGCAACATCCTCATTTATGACAACGGTGGTCAAGCTGGCTATGGGGCACCCAACCCCGGCTCTAAGACCGGCATTAACAATGCCCTGCGCGATTACAGCCGCGTCATTGAACTGGATCCGGTGCGTATGACCTTAGAATGGACCTGTACACCACACGATATGGGGTATGCTCAACCCTTCCACGCCCACCACTTCTACAGCAT
Encoded proteins:
- the gcvPB gene encoding aminomethyl-transferring glycine dehydrogenase subunit GcvPB, which translates into the protein MKLIFERSLPGTSQPVLAPCDVPEVAMDAPARAETLHLPEVTEGELSRHYSALEDQAFGVNRGFFPLGSCTMKYNPKLHEAVAALPGFSDLHPLTPVEDVQGTLAALSLAERHLCAVTGMDRMTFQPAAGAQGEWTGLLLIKKYHEKRGDTGRNKIIVPETAHGTNPASAVMAGMEVISVGTKADGDVDLDDLKKVLGPDTAGLMLTNPSTLGLFERDILDITEAVHAAGGLVYYDGANLNAIMGAVRPGDMGFDCVHLNLHKTFSTPHGGGGPGSGAVGCKAFLADYLPAPVLAEKDGHYYWDEDRPDSIGRVKQFYGHTAVVLRALAYVLTLGGDGLQAASEQAVINANYLRVLLKDTYPAAFDRLCMHEYVAGMAALKEETGVRALDLAKGMLEDGIHPPTIYFPLNVPEALMFEPTETESKATLDAAAEAFRALIQKAHDTPEVLHEMPRHTPIRRVDEVTAARHPVVRYTFATKAED
- the gcvPA gene encoding aminomethyl-transferring glycine dehydrogenase subunit GcvPA — its product is MGSYIPVNEADRREMLAAIGVEEPADLYADIPAAVRLRGGLDLPTGLPEQAVRRQMTHLARRNRPYETVLRGAGSYRHYIPAAVSQIAAKENFLTCYTPYQAEISQGVLQGIFEFQTMIADLTTMDAANASVYDGATAAGEAMAMSRDRKKTKVLCAGTVNPMTAQVMATYAGGANAPFDMVPEADGRIDMAALQAALKDPEVCALYVESPNYYGLIENMSAVSEAVHAAGARLIFGANPLALAIYESPAAFGADIVVGDGQPLGLSMHYGGPSVGFMATTKKLMRRLPGRIVGETVDAEGNRAYVLTLQAREQHIRREKASSNICSNQALCALTTAIYMSLMGPDGLRDVALQSRAKAHYFADQLAGLGYRRLHDGPFFHEFVTTTPLPCDRVAEILAAEGILSGLPLAEDRMLWCVTEAVRKEELDLAIDRLKEAAQ
- the gcvH gene encoding glycine cleavage system protein GcvH codes for the protein MSEMKFAKSHEWVQFADDDTAFIGITDYAQRELGDIVFVNLPEVGDVFDEGEVFADVESVKAVSDLYLPVSGTVAEVNEALLDAPELINEDCYEAWLVKLSEVSAGDELLTEDEYNAFIEAGGE
- a CDS encoding flavodoxin family protein, with amino-acid sequence MKGLIAYSSRTGNTQKLAQRLADGLANIGQWTLADIQQGISPEGYDCVLAGGWIDRAWPDKASRQWMEAIPAAMPCGLFVTMGADPSSEHGRKVMANLEKILARHERALGMAVLPGLVDEKLLARVRQMPAQALGDEGESVKQQMVEAGEQSRMPTEAEYQAAVRTFRQAITDACIDKGE
- the gcvT gene encoding glycine cleavage system aminomethyltransferase GcvT: MTEKLLRTPLYEKHLALEAKMVPFAGYDMPVQYPTGIKREHLAVRDQVGLFDVSHMGEIFIEGPRALAHLNRFCSNRFDSMTDGRCRYTVIMNEKGGILDDLLVYRCAEDRYLLVVNAANRGKVYDYLLPLMEDGASLTDASDLWGQVALQGPKAEVVLRRLTDRLPEKFYTFLEEVSVAGVPCLISRTGYTGEDGFEIYAPAEGIASVWDALLAAGAEDGILPCGLGARDTLRLEAALPLYGNEMDESVDPLTAGLGFAVKLDKDDFIGKAALLALPEDHPVRVGLKVVGRGIARQEAVVCHEGEKVGRVTSGTQLPYLKGAYAMAYVPPDLAAEGTSLDVLIREKPVAAEVVALPFYKRQ
- the scfB gene encoding thioether cross-link-forming SCIFF peptide maturase, with amino-acid sequence MRIETGTALDFSAVHYFTFDDLSIILDVNSGSVHVADEDTLKFLDLVKAHGWETAQTMMAEAVGPEDAAEIADGLAELIEAGLLFSPADFSDYKPHTEPIVKAMCLHMAHDCNLRCRYCFADTGAYGGPRGLMSLETAKAALDFLMKASRHRTHVEVDFFGGEPLLNFKVCKEAARYGRALAEKNGKVLKLTLTTNGVLMTDEVIRWAKDNQIDLVLSLDGRQKVHDYMRPFVGGGPSYDRVIPRYQAFIDQADEDQWYYMRGTYTHFNTDFAKDVIHMADDLGFDRLSMEPVVAPAEAPYALTEADKPALMASYDELTRHYLAAREKGKGYDFYHFNVDFDGGPCLPKRLVGCGSGHDYLAVSPEGDLYPCHQFVGDEAYKMGTVRDGIVHPEIAEDFQKATVLTKPVCMTCWARFNCSGGCHANNIRYGGGLHEPYSFGCDLQRKRIECALYLEAKRLLAEEETAE
- a CDS encoding aryl-sulfate sulfotransferase yields the protein MGNPTVHPTGTTVYNPDKAFNGYTLFQACEHGATLIDMNGGVVNFWEDLQGFPNKLLPGGEVVGSLGERNSEFGWQDQTDLVQVDFDGNIVWKFDKMEYIEDPGYEPQWMARQHHDYQFEGNTVGYYVPGMEAKTRGGNKLILCHQTVTNPRISALPLCDDTIIEINDAGEILWRWNCNEHFREMGFSEEAKNCIARNPNMTASGGDWMHINSMSVLGPNRHYDNGDERFHPDNIIIDGRQTNIICIISK